The following coding sequences lie in one Colias croceus chromosome 1, ilColCroc2.1 genomic window:
- the LOC123691894 gene encoding uncharacterized protein LOC123691894 gives MGDVIDFTSQPHNKIIFYKISGNSLSFSIKSFGNANIGLAEKPDIPYLNHWVYIGRNGKSSIKENNEIVAEVDTPDIINRNGYKKFWLAWYDNKIQLGKYGEYEPIVSKNVKKANFRYITFTVVEQQNAVDWKFTLRPSIERPTLKPIQGGKPYWVPYDGLIPYGAMIGGYENEFLYIIRAAHEGSLTPGKFVPSAKCAFISWGGDMHLKTDFEMLCGFDCIWIPTTEDVIPAGAIQGGYTEHDGNEKMYIGRAEYACGHIIPGKVPPSYNVCFFPYNGAEVAKDNFEILVAPYATRRCTNRIPQNAAFGIYRQNIESGTDNDDDDENNDDNDDDGMHIFD, from the exons ATGGGAGATGTAATTG ATTTTACTTCCCAAccacacaataaaataatattttacaagatTTCGGGCAATTCCTTATCATTTTCCATTAAATCATTCGGAAATGCTAATATTGGCCTGGCGGAGAAACCTGATATTCCCTATTTAAACCACTGG GTGTATATAGGAAGAAACGGAAAATCTagtattaaagaaaataatgaaattgtaGCTGAAGTTGATACACCTGATATAATAAATCGTAACGGATACAAAAAGTTCTGGCTAGCATggtatgataataaaatacaattaggAAAGTATGGAGAATATGAACCAATAGTTTCAAAGAATGTCAAGAAAGCtaattttaggtatataaCATTTACAGTGGTTGAACAACAGAATGCTGTAGATTGGAAATttacat tacgGCCCAGTATAGAAAGACCTACTTTAAAACCCATTCAAGGGGGCAAACCCTATTGGGTGCCGTATGATGGGCTGATACCATATGGAGCTATGATTGGTGGTTACGAAAATGaattcttatatattataagagcGGCCCATGAAGGATCATTAACACCTGGAAAGTTTGTACCATCTGCAAAGTGCGCTTTCATATCCTGGGGTGGAGACATGCATTTGAAAACAGATTTTGAG ATGTTATGTGGTTTTGACTGTATTTGGATACCAACAACAGAAGACGTCATACCAGCGGGGGCTATCCAGGGGGGATATACAGAACACGAtggtaacgaaaaaatgtatataggTAGAGCTGAATATGCATGTGGCCATATAATACCAGGAAAGGTTCCGCCATCTTATAATGTATGCTTCTTCCCATATAATGGTGCCGAGGTCGCAAaagataattttgaaatacttGTCGCTCCATACGCTACCCGAAGATGCACTAATAGGATACCTCAAAATGCAGCATTTGGAATTTACCGCCAAAATATAGAATCGGGTACAGATaatgatgacgatgatgaGAATAATGATGACAATGACGATGATGGTATGCATATATTTgactaa
- the LOC123691926 gene encoding uncharacterized protein LOC123691926 encodes MKTDICFSVQIPYKLYKCDSGGIKFQLHPNVNLTDHEENPAIYLINKKCPHEDLYEILLNYANRTIYIKTCENVRTSLPLPGHLVEASQPLNLWLTWHDKEISMGVMNEKPFFVYPRNITGGKAADSFVGYINFKRNYKIDWIVEESPRMFKPLLNSDVEITDGNLRWVSVVNNHLPMDAFIGGFEGGPIYVARAMYAGSLCPGKYIPSLGRAFIAWGGQEYEKRNYQLLCGYNAKWVACRNNEVPENVFVAGMSEVRDEPLYIGRAMIDGNLVVGKVHMLYKTCYLPYNGVEVEKHEYEILVDLSIKPRGRLCKRICQINLRNPNQTCIY; translated from the exons atgaaaaccgaca TTTGTTTTTCAGTGCAAATTCCTTATAAACTATATAAATGCGACAGCGGTGGAATTAAATTTCAGTTACATccaaatgttaatttaacagACCATGAGGAAAACCCTGCTATTTatcttatcaataaaaaatgccCACATGAAGATCTATATGAA atacttcttaattatgcaaatagaacaatttatataaaaacatgtgAAAATGTAAGGACAAGCCTACCATTGCCAGGACATTTGGTTGAGGCTAGTCAGCCATTGAATCTGTGGCTGACCTGGCATGACAAAGAAATAAGTATGGGTGTTATGAACGAGAAacccttttttgtttatcctCGCAACATAACTGGCGGAAAAGCTGCTGACAGTTTTGTTGgatacattaattttaagagaaattataaaattgattggATAGTTGAAG aaTCTCCACGGATGTTCAAACCACTTCTCAACAGTGATGTTGAAATAACTGACGGCAACTTACGTTGGGTTAGTGTTGTAAACAATCATCTCCCGATGGACGCATTTATTGGAGGCTTTGAAGGCGGACCCATATATGTTGCAAGAGCTATGTACGCAGGTTCATTGTGTCCTGGAAAGTATATACCTTCACTTGGAAGAGCTTTTATTGCATGGGGTGGACAGGAATACGAAAAACGAAACTACCAG CTACTTTGTGGTTATAATGCAAAATGGGTAGCGTGTCGAAATAATGAAGTCCcagaaaatgtttttgtagcTGGTATGTCCGAAGTGAGGGATGAACCTCTTTACATTGGCAGAGCTATGATTGATGGAAACTTGGTAGTTGGAAAAGTTCATATGCTATACAAAACCTGCTACTTACCCTACAATGGCGTAGAGGTCGAAAAACACGAATATGAGATACTAGTTGACCTGTCTATAAAGCCTAGGGGACGACTATGTAAAAGAATATGTCAAATTAATCTTAGGAATCCTAATCAAACCTGTATatactaa